Genomic DNA from Niabella ginsenosidivorans:
CGAAGTGCTGGAATTATGGAAGCAGATGAACACATGGGTTTACACCGGCTTTGATGAAACCTATCAACGCATCGGTACCGATTTTGACAAGGTCTATTATGAAAGCGATACTTATATCCTGGGCAAAAAATTTGTAGAACAGGGATTGAAAGACGGGGTATTCTTTAAAAAAGAAGACGGCAGTGTATGGATTGACCTGACTGATGAAGGGCTGGATGAAAAACTGGTATTGCGCAAAGACGGCACCGCCGTTTATATTACACAGGACCTGGGCCTGGCAGATGAAAAATACAAGGATTTTCCCTATGATCAAAGCATCTATGTAATTGCTGATGAGCAGAACTATCATATGAAGGTGCTGCAACTGATTTTACAAAAACTGCATAAACCTTATGCAAACGGTATCTATCATCTCAGCTATGGCATGGTGGAGCTGCCCAGCGGCCGCATGAAGACCAGGGAAGGCACCGTGGTTGATGCCGATGATCTTTTGGATGAGCTTGTGAAAGTGGCAGCCGCCAAAACAGAGGAACTGGGGAAAGTAAAGGACTTTTCAGAAAAGGAATTAAAAGAGCTCTATGACACTATTGCACTGGGTGCCTTAAAGTTCTTTCTTTTAAGGGTCGATCCCAAAAAACGGATGATCTTTAATCCTGAAGAAAGCATCGACTTCCAGGGGTTCACAGGCCCGTTTATTCAGTATACCTATGCCCGTATCCGGTCCATTTTAAGGAATGAACCGCTGGCAGAGGGCGTAACAGGAGCTGAAAGCCTGCTTCCGCTGGAAAAGGAACTGATCGTACTGCTGGAGCAATTCAATACTATTGTAAAACAGGCAGGCAGCGAGCACAACCCTTCTCTGCTGGCAATTTATGCTTTCAGCGTAGCAAAGCTCTTCAATAGCTTTTATACCGTTCATTCCGTACGGAATGCAGAAACTCCCGAAAAGAAAATATTACGTCTGAAACTATGCGCACTGACCTCCGGAACCATCAAGGCTGCAATGGCATTGCTGGGCATCCGGGTTCCGGAAAGGATGTAATATTATTGAACATTAAAAGAACACTGTCAGGAGCTTGCCGAAGAGTGATCAGGCTTCGTCAGGCTGTTCATAACAAATGTTGGAAGTTGTCGGAAATGCATCTACATAAGAGACATCATTCCGGATGGAGCGGAATGATCGGGGGAACCTCATTGATAATACACAGTTC
This window encodes:
- the argS gene encoding arginine--tRNA ligase, producing MSIIDRLRPIVSKALKDLYHKDFDPASIAINSTKPEFEGDYTVVLFSFVKELKKQPEILGKEIGEKLVTDYPALITSCNVIKGFLNLTIAERFWLECLNANFGNPSLGKQEKNGSKVMVEYSSPNTNKPLHLGHLRNNFLGWSIAEILKATGSEVQKCCISNDRGIHISKSMIAWQLYGNGATPASTGIKGDHLVGDYYVLFGQKHKEQIAELVEKGMSREAAEREAPIMKAAQQMLVDWEEGKPEVLELWKQMNTWVYTGFDETYQRIGTDFDKVYYESDTYILGKKFVEQGLKDGVFFKKEDGSVWIDLTDEGLDEKLVLRKDGTAVYITQDLGLADEKYKDFPYDQSIYVIADEQNYHMKVLQLILQKLHKPYANGIYHLSYGMVELPSGRMKTREGTVVDADDLLDELVKVAAAKTEELGKVKDFSEKELKELYDTIALGALKFFLLRVDPKKRMIFNPEESIDFQGFTGPFIQYTYARIRSILRNEPLAEGVTGAESLLPLEKELIVLLEQFNTIVKQAGSEHNPSLLAIYAFSVAKLFNSFYTVHSVRNAETPEKKILRLKLCALTSGTIKAAMALLGIRVPERM